A genomic stretch from Penicillium digitatum chromosome 4, complete sequence includes:
- a CDS encoding Iron-sulfur cluster assembly accessory protein Isa1, putative, with translation MQRPVTSSATLLRWAKPSAGRLRTFSSYGNAYLSSKRDMQTATAYRPHSFPSSFPPPRNTGGADTSISAEFPPADMKSFQAPSQSTLSNLSLREGEAQKSKPITASPAASKTSAKPRRPLRARKAAMKLSPVATEQLRKLMAQPEPKFIRVGVKNRGCSGLAYHLEYVDKPGKFDEVVEQDGVKVLIDSKALFSIIGSEMDWQEDKLSRRFIFRNPNIKEECGCGESFMV, from the exons ATGCAACGTCCTGTGACATCATCCGCCACACTCCTCCGATGGGCAAAGCCCTCGGCAGGACGTCTACGTACTTTTTCATCATATGGAAATGCTTACCTCTCCTCCAAGCGTGATATGCAAACTGCAACCGCGTACCGTCCTCATTCGTTCCCATCATCTTTTCCGCCTCCTCGAAACACTGGCGGCGCCGATACTTCTATCTCAGCTGAATTCCCTCCTGCCGACATGAAATCATTCCAAGCCCCATCACAAAGCACATTGTCCAATCTGAGCTTACGGGAAGGCGAAGCGCAAAAATCGAAACCGATTACCGCTTCTCCGGCTGCCTCCAAGACTTCCGCGAAGCCCCGTCGGCCGCTTCGGGCCAGAAAGGCAGCCATGAAATTGTCCCCGGTGGCCACTGAGCAGCTTCGGAAATTGATGGCACAGCCGGAGCCGAAATTTATTCGAGTAGGCGTCAAGAACCGTGGCTGCTCAGGCCTCGCGTATCACCTAGAGTACGTGGACAAGCCGGGAAAATTCGATGAGGTGGTCGAACAGGACGGCGTCAAAGTCCTGATCGACAGCAAAGCTCTTTTCAGTATTATCGGCAGTGAGATGGACTGGCAAGAAGATAAGCTGAGCAGACGATTTATTTTCCGCAACCCCAATATCA AGGAAGAATGTGGCTGCGGCGAATCTTTCATGGTTTAA
- a CDS encoding mitochondrial 54S ribosomal protein bL28m, whose product MAAPFSLASAFRSLSIATPKRSFSTTLATQSVPKLPETAPVYPYGPSKWYKQADSGLYGGASIRFGNKISKGRNAGKTRRSWKPNVRRKKIESEALGESLFIKVTRRALRSIYKAKGLDNYLLSDRPTRLKELGPFGWNLRHQIMQTPAIKEKFAKQRKAFGVPEPPTLGKWMRDHRLEIRNKIENLNIDAMTKPRASPRRTQSYAR is encoded by the coding sequence ATGGCTGCCCCCTTCTCTTTGGCCTCGGCATTCCGCAGTCTTTCCATCGCCACACCGAAGCGATCTTTCTCAACGACGTTGGCAACGCAATCAGTTCCGAAACTACCGGAAACCGCCCCAGTCTACCCCTACGGACCATCCAAATGGTACAAGCAGGCCGACTCTGGTCTTTACGGAGGCGCTTCGATCCGGTTCGGCAACAAGATCTCCAAGGGACGTAACGCAGGCAAGACACGACGAAGCTGGAAGCCCAACGTTCGCCgaaagaagattgaaagCGAGGCTCTGGGCGAGTCGCTTTTTATCAAGGTCACTCGTCGCGCCTTGCGATCAATCTACAAGGCCAAGGGCCTAGACAATTATCTGCTGTCTGATCGGCCAACACGTCTCAAGGAGCTCGGTCCTTTCGGATGGAACCTTCGACACCAGATTATGCAGACCCCGGCGATCAAGGAGAAGTTCGCAAAGCAGCGCAAGGCCTTCGGCGTTCCTGAGCCCCCGACATTGGGCAAATGGATGAGGGACCACAGGCTGGAAATTAGGAACAAAATCGAGAACCTGAACATTGACGCAATGACCAAGCCTCGCGCATCTCCGCGACGCACCCAATCTTATGCTCGTTAG
- a CDS encoding nitrilase, giving the protein MEKHKVGPSRKRQKELACRRCRSRKQKCTGSRPCDNCTAANKECISSEPVGRKARVSAEYIRALEERVIELESQIPDERPENLSASRQSTTLEYLHQRGNETDHVSQASIASKSPYSRGVPRDRTAADSIPLRLSAPCPSLALPFPHAVESLPDPHGQCGHSSLLIGILATLTGPETPVLSQIQSEGPNDRNIYEFTDRIVQADRVPRLSIEASDRLVQIYLERVNPRYPFLHLATFLGWYESWKAQSQMDRARHQQSLWKDYFVTMVHAVALLLTPRVSVDDITTSQSLYNTAMQYLAHVFAQPDSVLHAQAYLLLTLHALHSPSSQMIVSIVSAMMRYCVMAQLHLAESEPQVPNPTFSLEIQTRRRVFWSAYALDRFISWIYHIPNNIIDEHISVELFSNVGDADLHHEGEDSRMQIETPSQKTHVSPALHLFRCRRIQSRIISTMMRSDFKQIDASTTWREHMLGELDSWRSQLRLLSDIASKSYTSDRWVGMAYNYTILLLHQPTKENVYTGFGDRSVPACVQIAMTFRTFQKDRQTAQLWPGLLSQVAVGITLLYCFWATPPQYQTVAYRSREVPGALRACSTALAILAERWVQAEPLRDVFDVLAKEVPLHGTAEEDLPPRRISAESASYIQAQMPLLTSIIIHRGVLRMIREMATEDFPRSLDEEFHHRLPASHDRTMLGSLGSHMCSDECPFFHEPTHPGSKAGVGTQTFSPLENEIGSAYGVDDETLMYPLFFGSAEF; this is encoded by the exons ATGGAAAAACACAAAGTGGGACCGTCTAGAAAGAGGCAGAAAGAACTTGCTTGTCGACGCTGCCGATCACGGAAGCAAAAG TGTACCGGAAGCAGACCGTGTGATAATTGCACAGCCGCGAATAAGG AATGCATCTCAAGTGAGCCGGTGGGCCGAAAGGCTCGTGTCAGTGCCGA ATACATTCGAGCTCTAGAAGAAAGAGTCATAGAGCTTGAGTCTCAGATCCCAGATGAGAGGCCAGAGAACCTCTCTGCCAGCCGGCAATCAACTACACTGGAATATTTACATCAGAGAGGAAATGAAACGGACCATGTTTCTCAGGCTTCTATTGCGTCAAAGTCACCATACTCTCGCGGTGTGCCTCGGGACAGGACAGCGGCTGATTCTATTCCTCTGCGGTTATCAGCCCCCTGCCCGTCACTAGCCTTGCCATTCCCCCATGCAGTGGAGAGCTTGCCGGATCCCCATGGCCAATGCGGACATTCCAGCCTGTTGATTGGCATACTAGCTACTCTCACAGGCCCGGAAACCCCTGTTCTCTCTCAAATACAGTCTGAAGGTCCAAATGACCGCAATATTTATGAGTTCACTGACCGGATAGTACAAGCAGATCGTGTCCCGCGGCTTTCAATCGAGGCATCTGATCGCTTGGTTCAAATCTATTTGGAGCGAGTCAACCCACGATATCCCTTTCTGCATCTCGCCACTTTTTTAGGCTGGTATGAATCGTGGAAGGCTCAATCGCAGATGGATAGGGCGAGGCATCAGCAGTCTCTATGGAAGGACTATTTTGTAACCATG GTGCATGCTGTTGCCCTACTTCTCACGCCTCGAGTCTCAGTCGATGACATTACTACTTCTCAA TCTTTGTACAATACTGCCATGCAATATCTTGCCCACGTTTTCGCGCAACCTGATTCTGTTCTACATGCCCAGGCATATCTTCTTTTGACTCTGCATGCACTTCATTCTCCATCATCACAGATGATTGTCAGCATTGTCTCCGCAATGATGAGATACTGTGTTATGGCCCAACTTCATTTGGCTGAGAGCGAGCCGCAGGTGCCGAATCCCACGTTTTCCTTAGAGATCCAAACCCGCCGTCGAGTATTTTGGTCTGCTTATGCTTTGGATCGATTTATCAGTTGGATTTACCACATTCCTAACAACATCATTGATGAACACATCAGCGTGGAG CTTTTTTCAAACGTCGGAGACGCTGACCTTCACCACGAAGGAGAAGATAGCCGCATGCAAATCGAAACACCATCGCAGAAAACACATGTCTCGCCGGCCCTTCACCTATTCCGATGCAGACGTATACAATCCCGGATCATCAGCACCATGATGCGGTCTGATTTCAAACAAATCGATGCTTCAACAACATGGCGAGAGCACATGTTGGGCGAATTGGACTCTTGGAGGTCTCAACTACGGCTGCTGAGCGATATTGCCTCCAAAAGCTACACGAGTGATCGATGGGTTGGGATGGCTTACAACTACACAATCCTCCTATTGCACCAGCCAACCAAAGAAAACGTCTATACTGGCTTTGGGGATCGATCAGTCCCAGCCTGTGTTCAGATTGCTATGACATTCAGGACTTTCCAGAAAGATCGACAGACAGCACAACTATGGCCTGGG CTCCTGAGCCAAGTAGCAGTGGGTATTACCCTTCTATACTGCTTTTGGGCAACTCCACCTCAATATCAAACTGTAGCATACCGATCACGAGAGGTCCCCGGCGCATTACGCGCCTGCTCGACTGCGCTGGCCATTCTCGCTGAGCGATGGGTTCAGGCTGAACCTTTGCGCGATGTTTTCGATGTTCTAGCCAAGGAAGTTCCGCTCCACGGAACGGCCGAGGAAGACCTGCCACCGAGGCGCATCTCAGCGGAGTCTGCTTCCTACATCCAGGCCCAGATGCCTTTGCTCACATCAATCATCATACATCGGGGTGTCTTGCGCATGATACGCGAGATGGCCACGGAGGACTTTCCTAGGAGTCTAGATGAGGAGTTCCACCACCGACTGCCGGCATCGCATGACCGAACTATGCTTGGGAGTTTGGGTAGTCACATGTGCTCCGACGAGTGTCCGTTTTTCCATGAACCAACTCATCCTGGATCAAAGGCTGGCGTAGGTACCCAGACCTTTTCTCCGCTTGAGAACGAGATTGGCAGTGCTTATGGGGTTGACGACGAGACGCTCATGTATCCACTCTTCTTTGGCTCGGCAGAATTCTGA
- a CDS encoding DUF2407 C-terminal domain-containing protein, which translates to MVSPFLSPYAAGESDTDPLLVTVRFSASIPDFQLDVTEPEITTGAGLKQMIRAELPEPLSSHRLRLIYAGRGLEDTTALTVSLKLPPSPSRSPRPAADQPETTDKNGKGKQAVRDIRPRLYIHCSIGDISLSEADLASEASEASTILLQQKQQQTDACRKSSVNSVASLLPTSAQSRHSQPQSQSQQTTTPAPRGFDRLLSAGFTAAEVTALRSQFLAMQSVSRTPDTMPTGDQLRDLEDRWMDEGSTAAQVQGGLGGEGGVVGDDEGGVGSGSRRAMDDMLWGAVMGFFWPVGCAMWLRREEGVWSWRKGVAVCVGVIVNAVFGAMRVMK; encoded by the coding sequence ATGGTCTCACCATTCCTCTCTCCATACGCAGCAGGTGAATCGGACACCGACCCGCTCCTCGTCACCGTCCGCTTCTCTGCCTCAATCCCCGATTTCCAACTAGACGTCACAGAGCCCGAGATTACAACAGGCGCAGGCCTAAAGCAAATGATCCGAGCTGAACTACCCGAACCCTTATCATCCCATCGACTGCGCCTCATCTACGCCGGTCGTGGTCTCGAAGATACAACCGCATTAACGGTCTCACTCAAGCTTCCGCCATCACCAAGCCGGAGCCCTCGCCCCGCAGCAGACCAACCCGAGACAACcgacaaaaatggaaaaggCAAGCAGGCGGTGCGCGATATTCGTCCACGGCTCTACATCCACTGCTCGATCGGCGACATTTCACTCTCAGAAGCAGACCTAGCAAGCGAAGCAAGCGAGGCATCAACAATCCTTCTGCAACAGAAGCAACAGCAAACCGATGCATGCAGGAAATCATCAGTCAATAGTGTCGCATCTTTACTCCCAACATCGGCGCAATCACGTCACTCCCAACCTCAATCCCAGTCCCAGCAAACTACCACACCCGCACCCCGCGGCTTCGACCGTCTCCTCTCGGCAGGCTTCACGGCGGCCGAGGTTACCGCTCTGCGCTCCCAGTTCCTGGCAATGCAGTCTGTCTCCCGGACGCCGGATACCATGCCTACTGGTGACCAGCTGCGGGATCTTGAGGATCGCTGGATGGATGAGGGGTCGACGGCGGCGCAAGTGCAGGGTGGTCTTGGTGGGGAGGGGGGCGTTGTTGGGGATGATGAGGGCGGGGTTGGGTCTGGATCGCGTAGGGCAATGGATGATATGCTTTGGGGTGCTGTTATGGGGTTCTTTTGGCCTGTTGGCTGTGCGATGTGGTTGCGTAGAGAGGAGGGGGTTTGGAGTTGGAGGAAAGGGGTTGCTGTTTGTGTGGGTGTTATTGTCAATGCTGTTTTTGGGGCGATGAGGGTCATGAAATGA
- a CDS encoding Vesicle transport v-SNARE, N-terminal, whose product MSNPLDTDAGSEMFASYENELKLVQADLNQKLDQIAEASGEQRKSAIGIATQVLEEATELLDQMRMEKQNIPSAARSKVNIRFRNYSTDIDEIKRKLKSLSDDRQALFGDRYTDEPQDEHLEQRQQLLSGTDRLERSSARLQQSQRMALETEEIARGTLGTLYEQREQITNARNNLLQSEGYVDTSIKTLRGMARRMATNRIITIAIITVLVLLIFAVIYSKFH is encoded by the exons ATGTCAAACCCACTAGACACAGACGCCGGCTCGGAGATGTTCGCCAGCTACGAGAACGAGTTGAAGCTGGTGCAAGCCGATCTGAACCAGAAGCTGGACCAGATCGCCGAGGCAAGCGGCGAGCAACGGAAATCAGCAATTGGCATCGCAACTCAAGTCCTTGAAGAAGCCACAGAACTG CTCGACCAAATGCGCATGGAAAAGCAGAACATCCCCTCAGCAGCCCGGTCAAAAGTCAACATTCGCTTCCGTAACTACTCAACCGACATCGACGAGATCAAGCGCAAGCTCAAGTCCCTCTCGGATGACCGTCAAGCACTCTTCGGCGACCGGTACACCGATGAGCCGCAGGATGAGCACCTCGAACAAAGACAGCAGCTGCTTTCCGGTACGGACCGGCTAGAGCGCAGCTCAGCGCGGCTGCAGCAGAGTCAACGCATGGCGCTGGAGACGGAGGAAATTGCTCGTGGCACCCTCGGCACCCTGTATGAGCAGAGGGAGCAGATCACGAATGCTCGGAACAACTTGCTGCAGAGTGAGGGTTACGTCGATACTAGTATCAAGACTCTGAGGGGCATGGCCCGTAG GATGGCTACCAATCGGATAATCACAATTGCTATCATTACGgttttggttcttttgatTTTCGCTGTCATCTACAGCAAGTTCCATTAG
- a CDS encoding Nitrilase encodes MPQKITVAVAQARTLSTLELTLAALKRTTQYAASKGVHLLLFPEAYLGGYPRTCDFGTAVGARAPYGRDQFVEYFRAAVDLGDTPAGAGDDWVERKLPVAQGRDHRGDGTREFLERLSRETGVFIATGLIEKAGGSMYCSALYVDPLRGVLGKRRKVMPTGSERLVWAQGSPSTLKAITTELNGVKLTIAAAICWESFMPLLRQSLYSQNVNIYLAPTADSRDTWLPLLRTIGGEGRTFVLSCNQCVRYNELPSWITEQGKTTEEAPDRYISRGGSCIVGPLGEVVAEPIWEVSTDDAADGSSTGNGLVISEIDLEDCERGRLDMDVAGSYSRDEFRLTVDGLDLNPPPF; translated from the exons ATGCCTCAGAAAATTACCGTCGCTGTGGCGCAAGCCCGCACTCTGTCTACACTTGAGTTGACCCTTGCCGCTCTCAAGCGTACCACCCAGTATGCAGCCTCAAAAGGTGTCCATCTtctgctctttccagaagcTTATCTGGGTGGATATCCTCGTACATGTGACTTTGGAACTGCTGTTGGTGCGCGTGCTCCCTATGGCCGGGATCAATTTGTTGAATACTTCCGTGCTGCCGTTGACCTGGGCGATACGCCCGCTGGCGCGGGAGACGACTGGGTGGAGCGCAAGCTGCCCGTGGCTCAAGGCCGAGACCACCGCGGAGATGGGACAAGAGAGTTTCTTGAGCGGCTATCCCGCGAGACGGGTGTCTTTATTGCAACTGGGTTGATTGAAAAGGCCGGGGGAAGCATGTACTGCTCCGCGCTGTATGTCGATCCACTGCGGGGTGTGctggggaaaagaagaaaggtcATGCCA ACCGGCTCAGAACGTCTCGTGTGGGCACAGGGTTCTCCTTCTACCCTGAAAGCTATTACCACGGAACTCAATGGAGTTAAGCTTACCATTGCTGCTGCTATCTGCTGGGAAAGCTTTATGCCACTGCTTCGCCAGAGTCTCTATTCGCAAAATGTGAACATCTACCTCGCACCCACAGCTGATAGCCGTGACACTTGGTTGCCTCTTCTGCGCACTATTGGTGGCGAGGGTCGCACTTTCGTGCTTTCTTGCAACCAGTGCGTGCGCTACAATGAACTGCCATCCTGGATCACTGAGCAGGGCAAAACTACTGAAG AGGCTCCAGACCGTTACATTTCCCGGGGTGGCTCTTGCATCGTCGGACCTTTGGGTGAAGTCGTAGCTGAACCTATCTGGGAAGTCTCCACTGATGATGCAGCTGATGGCTCCAGCACCGGAAATGGGCTTGTAATTTCTGAGATCGACTTGGAGGATTGTGAGCGAGGTCGACTTGATATGGACGTTGCGGGGAGCTATTCAAGAGATGAATTCCGGTTGACGGTTGACGGGTTGGACTTGAACCCTCCTCCGTTCTAG
- a CDS encoding TIP49, C-terminal, translating into MVQISEVKGNSRENRTAAHTHIRGLGLRSDGTPENNSDGFVGQGAAREACGVVVDLIKSKKMAGRAVLLAGGPGTGKTALALAVSQELGTKVPFCPIVGSEIYSAEVKKTEALMENFRRAIGLRVRETKEVYEGEVTELTPEEAENPLGGYGRTISHLIIGLKSAKGSKKLRLDPSIYEAIQKERVTVGDVIYIEANTGSCKRVGRSDAYATEFDLEAEEYVPVPKGEVHKKKEIVQDVTLHDLDMANARPQGGQDVMSMMGQLMKPKKTEITDKLRQEINKVVNRYIDQGVAELVPGVLFIDEVHMLDIECFTYLNRALESTISPIVILASNRGHTVIRGTHEISAAHGIPPDLLARLLIIPTNPYAPEEIKTIIRLRAKTEGLNITEPALNKVAEHGSKVSLRYALQLLAPASILSRVNGRPGAIEEADIAECEDLFLDAKRSAIILDQDSKNFLL; encoded by the exons ATGGTCCAGATTAGTGAAGTGAAGGGTAACTCGCGCGAGAACAGGACCGCGGCGCATACACACATTCGCGGTCTAGGCCTGCGCTCTGATGGGACTCCGGAGAATAATTCCGATGGGTTTGTGGGACAAGGAGCTGCCCGCGAG GCATGCGGTGTTGTGGTGGACTTGATTAAGTCGAAGAAGATGGCTGGACGAGCTGTCCTGCTTGCTGGTGGCCCTGGTACCGGAAAGACTGCTCTGGCTCTTGCTGTATCGCAGGAGCTGGGAACCAAGGTTCCTTTCTGCCCGATAGTTGGCAGTGAAATCTATTCTGCAGAGGTCAAGAAGACCGAAGCATTGATGGAGAACTTCCGGAGAGCTATCG GCCTCCGCGTTCGCGAAACCAAGGAAGTTTATGAGGGAGAGGTGACTGAGCTTACCCCCGAGGAGGCAGAGAACCCACTGGGCGGATACGGGCGCACAATTAGCCATCTGATCATTGGACTGAAGTCCGCTAAGGGCTCCAAGAAGCTGCGTCTGGACCCCAGCATCTACGAAGCCATCCAGAAGGAGCGTGTCACAGTCGGAGACGTCATCTACATTGAAGCTAATACCGGATCTTGCAAGCGAGTCGGACGATCCGATGCCTATGCGACCGAATTCGATCTTGAGGCTGAGGAGTATGTGCCTGTCCCCAAGGGCGAGGTtcacaagaagaaggagattgTTCAGGATGTGACCCTTCACGACCTGGATATGGCCAATGCCCGACCCCAGGGAGGACAAGATGTGATGAGTATGATGGGTCAGTTGATGAAGCCCAAGAAGACGGAAATCACAGACAAGTTACGCCAGGAAATCAACAAGGTTGTCAACCGATACATTGATCAGGGTGTCGCGGAGTTGGTTCCCGGTGTTCTCTTCATCGATGAG GTGCACATGCTTGACATTGAGTGCTTCACATATCTGAACCGTGCCCTCGAATCGACTATCTCCCCGATCGTCATTCTCGCCTCCAATCGCGGTCACACCGTTATTCGTGGTACCCACGAAATCAGTGCCGCACACGGAATTCCCCCTGATCTGCTTGCCCGCCTTCTTATCATTCCCACCAACCCCTACGCCCCCGAGGAGATCAAGACTATCATCCGGCTGCGCGCCAAGACTGAAGGTCTCAATATCACAGAACCTGCTTTGAACAAGGTTGCGGAGCATGGCAGCAAGGTCAGCTTGCGGTATGCCCTGCAGCTGTTGGCCCCCGCAAGCATTCTCTCGCGCGTCAATGGCCGCCCCGGCGCAATTGAGGAGGCTGATATTGCAGAGTGCGAGGACCTGTTCCTGGATGCCAAGCGCAGTGCAATCATTCTTGATCAAGATAGCAAGAACTTCCTGTTATAA